The DNA window tataaatactttcAGCTTCATTGatatcaaataaaaaataaaaaaagatttgatTTAATGTCAAGTTTACTAAATGGTGATTCACATTTTGTGTGCTTCTAGCAGAGCCATGACAACACCGTGTGTCAGTTACGAGACAGCTTTTTAAATCTGGTACTGTACTGGAAGCATCTATCTTGTGAAATCCTTATAGATCAATACTGGATAACATGATCGCTCAAGTTCCAGACTGACCTGGAGCCAGCTGCTGTGAAGTCACCCCACAAGTCAGGGGTGGGCTGGGCTGCTGGGACAGGGGCAATGAAGTCTAACAGAGAAGATGCTGAAACAAAACAGAATGAGTAGAACAGTTAGAGTATTTACATTATTACCATGTTTTTGCAGTAACAGAGGGTTGTGTGTCCAGTGCAGAGATTTAGTCTTATTCCAGCTGATCCATACAGTATATGCTGAACCAATGAACCCACCAGTGTTAGTTTGTTCATCTGGAGCAGACGGTTGGTCTCCAGAAGGGGGTAGGATGCTTCCACCCTTGGACCCTGGTGGAGGGGGCAAGAGGCCACCAGCCATGGGCCGTGACTTGGCTGCACCTCCATCCTTCTTCTTAATGTTCTGAAACACCAAAACCATTTATCCATTAAATGGATGGAGAACCCCTTCTCTGTACCCAACCCATGTTTGTTCTGCTGTAACCATCTTAAATGAGTCTATTGCATACCCCAATGCAAATCTTTATGGTCTGGCCCTCTTTGAAGCCCAGATCCAGTTTGGGTGCCGTGCTCTGGGAAGCTTCCTGTTTTGCCAGTTCCCCTTCCTGTTTCACCCatctgaagaagaaaaataaatctGTGGCTGGAATAAAGCATACACAGCACCATGATATTGCATACACCAAACCGAAGTTTGATCAGGAAGCTGACTCACTTAAAGTGGTCTTGCAAAGCCACATTGAAGTCAAAGGAGTCACCGCGATCAGCGAACCCCAGGCCAATAAACGCATGACGTCCTTttgtaaacaaaacacaattactTGTCAGAGATATCCTCTCGGGAACTTTTGATGTGTGTATTTATCAGGTAGAAGTGTTCATGTGTTTGCTACTGTCTTGTTAAAGTGGTACATTGAACTTTCAGTGACTTACCAGTATCATCCTGTATCCGCACAACAAAATATCTACTGGAGTCAGTGACTGCTTCTACTGCAACTCCAGGATACGTGTCCACGGTGGCTTGAGCAAACAGCTCTCCTGAAAAAACAATTATTATGTTAATTTCAGTTTCCATAAGATAAGTCCAAAAAATTAATTGACTCTCACTGGCCACAGATTTGTACTGGTCCATACTAAAGAGACACGACTTGCAGTTGTAGTGGTTACCTGAGTTTTTG is part of the Hypomesus transpacificus isolate Combined female chromosome 9, fHypTra1, whole genome shotgun sequence genome and encodes:
- the necap2 gene encoding adaptin ear-binding coat-associated protein 2, producing the protein MAEESGYESIVCVKPEVHVYRIPPRATNRGYRAADWKLDEPSWSGRMKIIAKDKVCFIRLEDKNSGELFAQATVDTYPGVAVEAVTDSSRYFVVRIQDDTGRHAFIGLGFADRGDSFDFNVALQDHFKWVKQEGELAKQEASQSTAPKLDLGFKEGQTIKICIGNIKKKDGGAAKSRPMAGGLLPPPPGSKGGSILPPSGDQPSAPDEQTNTASSLLDFIAPVPAAQPTPDLWGDFTAAGSSSSQDTVKSGWVQF